The genomic interval ATAAATGAATATGCTCTAGTGCTTTACCTGTTCCAATTGCTACACAATCTAGGGGATCTTCAGCAATTAACACCGGCATATTTGTTTCTTCCCCAATAACTTTATCCAAGTTACGCAGCAAAGCACCACCGCCTGTTAAAACGATCCCGCGATCCATAATATCTGCAGCAAGCTCTGGCGGTGTTTTTTCTAACGTATTTTTAACAGTGTCAACAATTGTGTATACTGTATCTTTTAATGCCTCAGCAATTTCTGCTGCTGTAATTTCGATCGTTTTTGGTAGACCTGTTAAAAGGTCACGTCCTCTAATCTCCATATTTTCGACACCCTCTGGAAAACCCGCTGAACCAATTTCTACCTTAATAGCTTCAGCAGTACGATCACCGATCATTAAATTATACGTCTTTCTAATATATGTAATAATCGCCTCATCCATTTCGTCACCTGCAACACGGATTGATTGACTTGTTACAATACCGCCTAGCGAGATAATCGCAACTTCAGTTGTTCCACCACCGATATCAACAACCATGCTTCCTGTTGGTTCCCAAACAGGCAAATTAGCACCAATTGCTGCTGCAAATGGCTCTTCGATTGTATAAGCCTCTTTTGCACCAGCCTGTCTAGTTGCATCAATAACAGCGCGTTCCTCAACAGCTGTAATACCTGAAGGAACACATACCATGACATTAGGCTTTCGTGAAAATACGCCATTTGTTTTTGTTGCTTGATTAATATAGTACTTCATCATAGTGGCAGTTGTTTCATAATCAGCAATAACTCCATCCTTCATCGGACGAAGTGCAACAACATTTCCTGGTGTACGACCAATCATGTTTTT from Metabacillus sediminilitoris carries:
- a CDS encoding rod shape-determining protein; translation: MFGIGTRDLGIDLGTANTLVFVKGKGIVVGEPSVVAMQTDTKQIVAVGNDAKNMIGRTPGNVVALRPMKDGVIADYETTATMMKYYINQATKTNGVFSRKPNVMVCVPSGITAVEERAVIDATRQAGAKEAYTIEEPFAAAIGANLPVWEPTGSMVVDIGGGTTEVAIISLGGIVTSQSIRVAGDEMDEAIITYIRKTYNLMIGDRTAEAIKVEIGSAGFPEGVENMEIRGRDLLTGLPKTIEITAAEIAEALKDTVYTIVDTVKNTLEKTPPELAADIMDRGIVLTGGGALLRNLDKVIGEETNMPVLIAEDPLDCVAIGTGKALEHIHLFKNKAR